One window from the genome of Mastacembelus armatus chromosome 18, fMasArm1.2, whole genome shotgun sequence encodes:
- the LOC113140830 gene encoding uncharacterized protein LOC113140830 isoform X3, which translates to MVCWILLLISLTPFTWGTFVVNVTQSSYQAEENHDITLDWTFTTTAHMSLSAVYIFCQLLTEDKDPVLFHLHEGVEVPESQDKQFSGRVQFDKDVLREGRVRLHVSRLRTEDSGLCWCDVKTDVGADYNTCRLNVTAADEPEPQRLTVGRRSESRGMTGLDIGLITAGVVGLVIVCALIWIGLKQVLINSECSSHVTGLVI; encoded by the exons atggtctgctggatcctgctgctcatcagcctgaccccctttacctggg gaacatttgtagtgaatgtgacacagagctcctatcaggcagaggagaaccacgacatcacactggactggaccttcacaaccacagctcacatgtctctctcagcagtttACATCTTCTGTCAACTGTTAACTGAGGACAAAGACCCAGTCCTGTTTCATCTACATGAGGGTgttgaggtcccagagtctcaggacaaacagttttcaggacgagtccagtttgacaaagacgtcctcagagaaggacgagtcagacttcatgtgtccagactcaggactgaggactctggtCTGTGCTGGTGTGATGTGAAGACAGATGTTGGTGCAGACTATAACACCTGTCGCCTCAACgtcacag ctgctgatgaaccTGAACCTCAGAGACTAACCGTGGGGCGACGATCAGAGAGTCGGGGAATGACAGGCCTCGATATTGGACTGATAACAGCAGGAGTAGTAGGTCTGGTGATCGTCTGTGCTTTAATCTGGATTGGTCTGAAACAAGTTTTAATCAACTCAGAATGTTCATCACATGTTACTGGTTTAGTTATTTAA
- the LOC113140830 gene encoding uncharacterized protein LOC113140830 isoform X2, with product MVCWILLLISLTPFTWGTFVVNVTQSSYQAEENHDITLDWTFTTTAHMSLSAVYIFCQLLTEDKDPVLFHLHEGVEVPESQDKQFSGRVQFDKDVLREGRVRLHVSRLRTEDSGLCWCDVKTDVGADYNTCRLNVTAAADEPEPQRLTVGRRSESRGMTGLDIGLITAGVVGLVIVCALIWIGLKQVLINSECSSHVTGLVI from the exons atggtctgctggatcctgctgctcatcagcctgaccccctttacctggg gaacatttgtagtgaatgtgacacagagctcctatcaggcagaggagaaccacgacatcacactggactggaccttcacaaccacagctcacatgtctctctcagcagtttACATCTTCTGTCAACTGTTAACTGAGGACAAAGACCCAGTCCTGTTTCATCTACATGAGGGTgttgaggtcccagagtctcaggacaaacagttttcaggacgagtccagtttgacaaagacgtcctcagagaaggacgagtcagacttcatgtgtccagactcaggactgaggactctggtCTGTGCTGGTGTGATGTGAAGACAGATGTTGGTGCAGACTATAACACCTGTCGCCTCAACgtcacag cagctgctgatgaaccTGAACCTCAGAGACTAACCGTGGGGCGACGATCAGAGAGTCGGGGAATGACAGGCCTCGATATTGGACTGATAACAGCAGGAGTAGTAGGTCTGGTGATCGTCTGTGCTTTAATCTGGATTGGTCTGAAACAAGTTTTAATCAACTCAGAATGTTCATCACATGTTACTGGTTTAGTTATTTAA
- the LOC113140557 gene encoding uncharacterized protein LOC113140557 isoform X3, whose product MNLGRSSWFLGTADRPSASKHVNSEKMIWILLVFGLTSVCGIFAVKKSQNVYQAEENHNITIGWDVQTTMDLSAAFLECVSGSLKTVYYMVKGSEVPGAQHQQFAGRVQCDRDALRKGRIRLHLSTVTAGDSGSYWCSLAVDYDNVKKQWAFESSGENPPQENPYQDYVFLALFIGALAAMNLAALAVIIFCQRQEEKGPNQDSSTESLVHQQRHEVTVNIPDGSASPAAFLLISSNQ is encoded by the exons ATGAACCTGGGGAGGAGCTCATGGTTCCTGGGAACAGCTGACAGACCATCAGCCTCCAAACACGTGAACAG TGAGAAGATGATCTGGATCCTTCTGGTGTTTGGCCTGACCTCTGTCTGTG GGATATTTGCTGTGAAGAAGAGCCAGAACGtctatcaggcagaggagaaccacaACATCACCATCGGATGGGACGTTCAGACCACCATGGACTTGTCTGCGGCCTTCCTGGAGTGTGTGTCAGGGTCTCTGAAGACTGTGTATTACATGGTAAAAGGAAGTGAGGTGCCAGGGGCTCAGCATCAGCAGTTTGCAGGACGGGTCCAGTGCGACAGAGACGCCCTGAGAAAAGGACGGATCAGACTTCATCTGTCCACAGTCACAGCCGGAGACTCTGGAAGTTATTGGTGTAGTCTGGCTGTTGATTATGACAACGTCAAGAAGCAGTGGGCGTTTGAGAGCTCTG GTGAAAACCCCCCACAGGAAAATCCATATCAGGATTACGTTTTTCTGGCCTTATTTATCGGAGCTTTAGCTGCAATGAATCTGGCAGCTCTGGCAGTGATAATATTCTGTCAACGCCAAGAAGAAAAAG GTCCAAACCAAGATTCAAGCACAGAGTCCCTAGTCCACCAGCAAAGACATGAAGTTACTGTCAACATCCCTGATGGTTCAGCTTCTCCTGCTGCATTTCTTCTAATCAGCTCAAACCAGTGA
- the LOC113140557 gene encoding uncharacterized protein LOC113140557 isoform X2 codes for MNLGRSSWFLGTADRPSASKHVNSEKMIWILLVFGLTSVCGIFAVKKSQNVYQAEENHNITIGWDVQTTMDLSAAFLECVSGSLKTVYYMVKGSEVPGAQHQQFAGRVQCDRDALRKGRIRLHLSTVTAGDSGSYWCSLAVDYDNVKKQWAFESSVKFLLNVIPDGGDSDVSTPGAAASGRGSILGENPPQENPYQDYVFLALFIGALAAMNLAALAVIIFCQRQEEKDSSTESLVHQQRHEVTVNIPDGSASPAAFLLISSNQ; via the exons ATGAACCTGGGGAGGAGCTCATGGTTCCTGGGAACAGCTGACAGACCATCAGCCTCCAAACACGTGAACAG TGAGAAGATGATCTGGATCCTTCTGGTGTTTGGCCTGACCTCTGTCTGTG GGATATTTGCTGTGAAGAAGAGCCAGAACGtctatcaggcagaggagaaccacaACATCACCATCGGATGGGACGTTCAGACCACCATGGACTTGTCTGCGGCCTTCCTGGAGTGTGTGTCAGGGTCTCTGAAGACTGTGTATTACATGGTAAAAGGAAGTGAGGTGCCAGGGGCTCAGCATCAGCAGTTTGCAGGACGGGTCCAGTGCGACAGAGACGCCCTGAGAAAAGGACGGATCAGACTTCATCTGTCCACAGTCACAGCCGGAGACTCTGGAAGTTATTGGTGTAGTCTGGCTGTTGATTATGACAACGTCAAGAAGCAGTGGGCGTTTGAGAGCTCTG TAAAGTTTCTTCTGAACGTGATCCCCGATGGAGGCGACAGTGACGTGTCCACACCTGGAGCAGCAGCTTCTGGACGTGGGTCCATATTAG GTGAAAACCCCCCACAGGAAAATCCATATCAGGATTACGTTTTTCTGGCCTTATTTATCGGAGCTTTAGCTGCAATGAATCTGGCAGCTCTGGCAGTGATAATATTCTGTCAACGCCAAGAAGAAAAAG ATTCAAGCACAGAGTCCCTAGTCCACCAGCAAAGACATGAAGTTACTGTCAACATCCCTGATGGTTCAGCTTCTCCTGCTGCATTTCTTCTAATCAGCTCAAACCAGTGA
- the LOC113140557 gene encoding uncharacterized protein LOC113140557 isoform X1, producing MNLGRSSWFLGTADRPSASKHVNSEKMIWILLVFGLTSVCGIFAVKKSQNVYQAEENHNITIGWDVQTTMDLSAAFLECVSGSLKTVYYMVKGSEVPGAQHQQFAGRVQCDRDALRKGRIRLHLSTVTAGDSGSYWCSLAVDYDNVKKQWAFESSVKFLLNVIPDGGDSDVSTPGAAASGRGSILGENPPQENPYQDYVFLALFIGALAAMNLAALAVIIFCQRQEEKGPNQDSSTESLVHQQRHEVTVNIPDGSASPAAFLLISSNQ from the exons ATGAACCTGGGGAGGAGCTCATGGTTCCTGGGAACAGCTGACAGACCATCAGCCTCCAAACACGTGAACAG TGAGAAGATGATCTGGATCCTTCTGGTGTTTGGCCTGACCTCTGTCTGTG GGATATTTGCTGTGAAGAAGAGCCAGAACGtctatcaggcagaggagaaccacaACATCACCATCGGATGGGACGTTCAGACCACCATGGACTTGTCTGCGGCCTTCCTGGAGTGTGTGTCAGGGTCTCTGAAGACTGTGTATTACATGGTAAAAGGAAGTGAGGTGCCAGGGGCTCAGCATCAGCAGTTTGCAGGACGGGTCCAGTGCGACAGAGACGCCCTGAGAAAAGGACGGATCAGACTTCATCTGTCCACAGTCACAGCCGGAGACTCTGGAAGTTATTGGTGTAGTCTGGCTGTTGATTATGACAACGTCAAGAAGCAGTGGGCGTTTGAGAGCTCTG TAAAGTTTCTTCTGAACGTGATCCCCGATGGAGGCGACAGTGACGTGTCCACACCTGGAGCAGCAGCTTCTGGACGTGGGTCCATATTAG GTGAAAACCCCCCACAGGAAAATCCATATCAGGATTACGTTTTTCTGGCCTTATTTATCGGAGCTTTAGCTGCAATGAATCTGGCAGCTCTGGCAGTGATAATATTCTGTCAACGCCAAGAAGAAAAAG GTCCAAACCAAGATTCAAGCACAGAGTCCCTAGTCCACCAGCAAAGACATGAAGTTACTGTCAACATCCCTGATGGTTCAGCTTCTCCTGCTGCATTTCTTCTAATCAGCTCAAACCAGTGA